A stretch of Sulfitobacter sp. THAF37 DNA encodes these proteins:
- a CDS encoding GNAT family N-acetyltransferase — protein sequence MLLVKRKLRIETERLTLRPPQHADFRDWTSLRILSRDFLTRWEPAWAEDHLTRKAFTNRVYWAQRSVNSGTALPLFLFRRDDQTLVGAITLDNVRRGPAQSATLGYWTGEPHARHGYMREAIEAMVHHAFTRMDLSRIEAACLPENAPSRGLLEKTGFKYEGVAQSYLQIDGRWRTHVLYAALRGDRRGKSDAG from the coding sequence ATGCTGCTGGTCAAACGGAAACTTCGGATCGAAACCGAACGGCTGACGCTGCGCCCGCCTCAGCATGCCGATTTCCGTGACTGGACCAGCCTGCGCATCCTGAGCCGCGATTTCCTGACCAGGTGGGAACCGGCCTGGGCCGAGGATCACCTGACCCGAAAGGCATTTACCAATCGGGTCTATTGGGCGCAGCGGTCAGTCAATTCGGGAACTGCGCTGCCGCTGTTCCTGTTCCGTCGGGACGATCAGACCCTTGTGGGCGCGATCACACTGGACAACGTCCGCCGGGGCCCTGCGCAATCCGCCACATTGGGCTACTGGACCGGCGAACCCCACGCCCGCCACGGCTATATGCGGGAGGCGATCGAGGCGATGGTGCACCATGCTTTCACCCGCATGGACCTGAGCCGGATCGAAGCCGCCTGCCTGCCAGAGAACGCCCCCTCGCGGGGGCTGCTTGAAAAGACCGGGTTCAAATACGAGGGCGTGGCGCAAAGCTATCTTCAGATCGACGGGCGCTGGCGGACGCATGTGCTTTACGCCGCGCTGCGTGGCGACCGGCGCGGAAAGTCCGATGCAGGGTAG
- a CDS encoding cytochrome c oxidase subunit 3 gives MAHAKNHDYHILPPSSWPLIGAIAGFAMLFGAVLWMHGGTPFLFWGGFVAVLYVMFGWWREVVSESHVGDHTTVVRLGLRYGFILFIMSEVMFFVAWFWTFFKQALYPMNEYAGSEYVPPIFEPVNAFHLPLINTLILLLSGCAVTWAHHALVHENNRKDLISGLAISIVLGIAFTALQAYEYAELILHYDWTFGGDAFFSAFFMATGFHGAHVIIGTIFLTVCLIRAMRGDFTPRQHVGFEAAAWYWHFVDVVWLFLFFAVYIWGVPAG, from the coding sequence ATGGCCCACGCAAAAAACCACGACTACCACATTCTGCCGCCCTCCAGCTGGCCGCTGATCGGCGCCATCGCCGGTTTCGCGATGCTGTTCGGGGCCGTCCTCTGGATGCACGGTGGCACGCCGTTCCTGTTCTGGGGCGGCTTTGTCGCCGTTCTTTACGTGATGTTCGGCTGGTGGCGCGAAGTCGTGTCCGAAAGCCACGTCGGCGATCATACGACTGTGGTGCGGCTGGGCCTGCGCTATGGCTTCATCCTGTTCATCATGTCCGAAGTGATGTTCTTCGTCGCGTGGTTCTGGACCTTCTTCAAGCAGGCCCTCTACCCGATGAACGAATATGCAGGGTCGGAATACGTGCCGCCGATCTTCGAGCCGGTGAATGCCTTTCATCTGCCGCTGATCAACACGCTGATCCTGCTGCTGTCGGGCTGTGCCGTGACCTGGGCGCACCACGCGCTGGTGCACGAGAACAACCGCAAGGACCTGATCAGCGGTCTGGCGATCTCCATCGTGCTGGGCATCGCCTTTACGGCGCTGCAGGCCTACGAATACGCCGAGCTGATCCTGCACTACGACTGGACCTTCGGCGGCGACGCGTTCTTCTCGGCCTTCTTCATGGCCACCGGTTTCCACGGCGCGCATGTGATCATCGGGACCATCTTCCTGACGGTCTGCCTGATCCGTGCCATGCGCGGTGATTTCACGCCCCGCCAGCACGTCGGGTTCGAGGCTGCCGCATGGTACTGGCACTTCGTTGACGTGGTCTGGCTGTTCCTGTTCTTTGCCGTCTATATCTGGGGCGTGCCCGCAGGCTGA
- the coxB gene encoding cytochrome c oxidase subunit II, giving the protein MKKLLSLSALLAGLGAMPVLAQDNLRIDGLEVIGKPVDGEMGFQPAVTRLAQDIHDLDWLILVIITLITLFVTGLIGWVIVRYSRRRNPNPSSFTHNTPVEIAWTVGPIVILVLIGAYSLPILFRQQEIPEADITIKAIGNQWYWSYEYVDEGFGFDSYMIGAPATLTSEDQEAGAIANRLDDVMVAKLEAAGYSRDEWLLATDTAVVVPVGQTIVMQVTGSDVIHSWTIPAFGVKQDAVPGRLAELWFEAEQEGVYFGQCSELCGQAHAYMPITVKVVSEEAYADWLGKAKEEYAGIPQTLKVASVD; this is encoded by the coding sequence ATGAAAAAACTTCTCTCACTTAGCGCGCTCTTGGCAGGTCTCGGGGCCATGCCGGTACTGGCCCAGGACAATCTGCGCATTGATGGGCTTGAGGTCATTGGCAAGCCGGTGGACGGCGAGATGGGGTTCCAGCCTGCCGTGACACGACTGGCACAGGACATTCATGATCTCGACTGGCTGATCCTGGTGATCATCACCCTGATCACGCTGTTCGTGACCGGGCTGATCGGCTGGGTGATCGTCCGCTACAGCCGCCGACGCAACCCGAATCCATCGTCATTTACCCACAACACGCCGGTTGAAATTGCCTGGACGGTGGGTCCGATCGTGATTCTCGTGCTGATCGGCGCCTATTCGCTGCCGATCCTGTTCCGCCAGCAGGAAATCCCCGAGGCCGACATCACCATCAAGGCGATCGGCAACCAGTGGTACTGGTCCTACGAATACGTGGACGAGGGATTTGGCTTTGACAGCTACATGATCGGTGCACCGGCGACGCTGACCTCCGAAGATCAGGAAGCGGGCGCAATCGCCAACCGCCTGGACGATGTGATGGTGGCCAAGCTTGAGGCCGCAGGCTATTCCCGCGACGAATGGCTGCTGGCGACCGATACCGCAGTGGTCGTGCCGGTGGGCCAGACCATCGTGATGCAGGTGACCGGCTCTGACGTGATCCATTCCTGGACCATTCCCGCCTTCGGCGTGAAACAGGATGCGGTGCCGGGCCGTCTGGCCGAACTGTGGTTCGAAGCCGAGCAGGAGGGTGTCTACTTTGGCCAATGCTCCGAACTCTGCGGCCAGGCCCATGCCTACATGCCGATCACGGTCAAGGTGGTATCGGAAGAAGCCTACGCCGACTGGCTGGGCAAGGCCAAGGAAGAATACGCCGGTATTCCCCAGACCCTCAAGGTCGCTTCGGTGGATTGA
- a CDS encoding cytochrome c oxidase assembly protein, which yields MALSGPQKTVVQTVSVVVIMGGLAWASVPFYDWFCRVTGFGGVPQQVQAAGDEISDQTIKVRFDGSLNSGMPWTFKPVERQIEVRLGETALAFYEAHNPTDHPIAGQASYNVTPYSTGAYFDKIDCFCFTEQVLEPGETVQMPVSFYVDPEIVNDDDAKYVHTITLSYTFYEIDLPEGYASLDAETETDLN from the coding sequence ATGGCACTATCAGGACCACAGAAGACCGTTGTTCAGACCGTATCCGTCGTGGTGATCATGGGCGGCCTTGCCTGGGCGTCGGTGCCGTTCTACGACTGGTTCTGCCGTGTTACCGGTTTCGGCGGTGTCCCGCAGCAGGTCCAGGCCGCGGGCGACGAAATCTCTGATCAGACCATCAAGGTCCGCTTCGACGGCAGCCTCAACAGCGGCATGCCCTGGACATTCAAACCGGTCGAACGGCAGATAGAGGTCCGGCTGGGTGAAACCGCGCTTGCCTTCTACGAGGCGCACAACCCGACGGACCACCCCATCGCCGGGCAGGCGAGCTACAATGTGACGCCCTATTCGACGGGCGCCTATTTCGACAAGATCGACTGCTTCTGCTTCACCGAACAGGTGCTCGAACCCGGAGAGACCGTGCAGATGCCTGTCAGTTTCTACGTCGATCCTGAAATCGTCAATGACGACGACGCCAAGTATGTACACACCATCACGCTGTCATATACATTCTACGAAATTGATCTGCCCGAGGGTTATGCGTCCCTTGATGCAGAGACAGAAACAGACCTGAATTAA
- a CDS encoding pitrilysin family protein, with the protein MSLNQTRLSNGFRIVTEHMPGLASASVGVWVNAGGRHETVQQNGVAHFLEHMAFKGTARRSSLQIAEAIEDVGGYINAYTSREVTAYYVRVLENDVALGLDVIADILRNPVLDPGEIEVERGVILQEIGQALDTPDDVIFDWLQEEAYPDQPLGRTILGPSEWVSHFSREDLQGFIADHYGPDQMILAAAGAVNHDEIVKLAEDLFGDMPAKPMFQMQGASFKGGETRQVKTLEQAHFALGFESPGYRAEDIYVAQIYASALGGGMSSRLFQEIRENRGLCYTIFAQAGAYADTGMTTIYAGTSAAQLPQLAEITIDEMKRAASDMSPAEVARARAQMKAGLLMGLESPSNRAERLARLLEIWDRIPPLEETIEKIDAVTTGDVRDLAQHMAEAAPAALALYGPVEHAPTLEALQARRAA; encoded by the coding sequence ATGAGCCTGAACCAGACCCGCCTGTCAAACGGCTTTCGCATCGTCACGGAACACATGCCGGGGCTTGCCTCCGCCTCTGTCGGGGTCTGGGTGAACGCGGGCGGGCGCCATGAAACCGTGCAGCAAAACGGCGTTGCGCATTTTCTCGAACACATGGCGTTCAAGGGCACGGCGCGGCGCAGTTCACTTCAGATTGCCGAGGCGATCGAGGATGTGGGCGGCTACATCAACGCCTATACCTCGCGCGAGGTGACGGCCTATTACGTGCGCGTGCTGGAGAACGACGTGGCGCTGGGGCTGGACGTGATCGCGGATATCCTGCGCAATCCGGTGCTGGACCCCGGCGAGATCGAGGTGGAGCGTGGCGTGATCCTGCAGGAGATCGGCCAGGCGCTGGACACGCCCGACGACGTGATCTTCGACTGGCTGCAGGAAGAGGCCTACCCGGACCAGCCGCTGGGCCGCACAATTCTGGGCCCGAGCGAGTGGGTCTCGCACTTCAGCCGCGAGGATCTGCAAGGCTTCATCGCGGATCATTACGGCCCCGACCAGATGATCCTCGCCGCCGCGGGCGCCGTGAACCACGACGAGATCGTCAAGCTTGCCGAAGACCTGTTCGGCGACATGCCGGCAAAGCCGATGTTCCAGATGCAGGGTGCCAGTTTCAAGGGGGGCGAGACCCGCCAGGTCAAGACATTGGAGCAGGCGCATTTCGCGCTTGGTTTTGAATCGCCGGGCTACCGGGCCGAGGACATTTACGTTGCGCAGATCTACGCCTCTGCCTTGGGGGGCGGGATGTCGAGCCGCCTGTTCCAGGAAATCCGCGAGAACCGCGGCTTGTGCTACACCATATTCGCCCAGGCCGGTGCCTATGCCGACACCGGCATGACGACGATCTATGCGGGCACCTCTGCGGCGCAGCTGCCGCAACTGGCCGAGATCACGATAGATGAGATGAAGCGCGCCGCCAGCGACATGTCGCCCGCCGAAGTGGCCCGCGCCCGTGCGCAGATGAAGGCGGGGCTGCTGATGGGCCTGGAAAGCCCGTCGAACCGGGCGGAACGGCTGGCCCGGCTGCTGGAGATCTGGGACCGGATTCCGCCGCTGGAGGAAACCATCGAAAAGATCGACGCGGTGACGACGGGCGACGTGCGTGACCTTGCCCAGCACATGGCGGAAGCCGCACCCGCGGCTCTGGCGCTTTATGGTCCGGTAGAGCACGCGCCGACGCTGGAGGCGTTGCAGGCGCGCCGCGCCGCCTGA
- a CDS encoding SURF1 family protein, translating to MSRALFVILIGFGGAAILISLGIWQVQRLSWKEGILADINARIEAPAQALPARPDPNTDAYLPVEVIGALEGPTLRVLVSQKDEGAGYRLISAMDTGARRVLVDRGFIPTAADMPALPAGPVTITGNLQWPQETDSFTPAPDRDGNIWFARDVPVMAETLETEPVLIVARALSEGAGAVTPLPVDTARIPNDHLQYAITWFSLAAIWLAMSFYFLRRRAKPES from the coding sequence ATGAGCCGCGCCCTGTTTGTCATCCTTATCGGTTTCGGCGGTGCCGCCATCCTGATCAGTCTCGGGATATGGCAGGTGCAACGTCTGTCCTGGAAGGAAGGCATCCTTGCCGACATCAATGCCCGGATCGAGGCGCCCGCGCAGGCGTTGCCCGCGCGGCCCGATCCGAACACGGATGCCTATCTGCCGGTCGAGGTGATCGGCGCCCTGGAGGGACCCACCCTGCGCGTGCTCGTGTCGCAGAAGGACGAAGGCGCGGGCTACCGCCTGATCTCTGCCATGGACACGGGGGCGCGGCGGGTGCTGGTCGACCGTGGTTTCATCCCCACCGCGGCGGACATGCCCGCGCTGCCCGCGGGGCCGGTCACGATCACCGGCAACCTGCAATGGCCGCAGGAGACCGACAGTTTCACCCCGGCGCCGGACCGCGACGGCAACATCTGGTTCGCGCGTGACGTGCCGGTCATGGCGGAAACGCTGGAGACAGAGCCGGTGCTGATCGTGGCACGGGCGTTGTCCGAGGGCGCCGGGGCTGTTACCCCGCTGCCGGTGGACACTGCCCGTATCCCGAACGACCACCTGCAATACGCCATCACCTGGTTTTCGCTGGCGGCCATCTGGCTCGCCATGTCTTTTTACTTCCTGCGCCGCCGTGCCAAACCCGAAAGCTGA
- a CDS encoding MBL fold metallo-hydrolase, whose translation MLFRRFVCIIIALMLPAVASAQERTPSHCIALAETTPGVAHVIPANLPDVPPEEVYLHYIAHASFLIRSHGGLNMVTDYTGFTGTLPLIPDVVTMNHAHDSHWTPFPDPAIPHALQGWGAFGEGIDHEVDLGEVLIRNVSTDIRSQFSEVEPQGNSIFVFEMAGLCIGHLGHLHHEPTEAQYAALGRIDVLMAPVDGGYTLPLPVMMQVIRRLKSSIVIPMHWFSGYALDAFLTGMSDEFQVVELEGSSLNVSIDRLPSQPTIMVLRPSYINVVR comes from the coding sequence ATGCTGTTTCGCCGTTTCGTCTGCATCATCATTGCGCTCATGCTGCCCGCTGTCGCATCCGCGCAGGAGCGCACGCCAAGCCATTGTATCGCCCTGGCGGAAACCACGCCGGGCGTTGCCCATGTGATCCCGGCAAATCTGCCCGACGTGCCGCCCGAAGAAGTCTACCTGCATTACATCGCCCATGCGTCATTCCTCATCCGCAGCCACGGCGGGCTGAACATGGTGACGGATTACACCGGCTTTACCGGGACACTGCCGCTGATCCCCGACGTGGTGACGATGAACCACGCCCACGACAGCCACTGGACCCCCTTTCCGGACCCGGCGATCCCCCATGCGCTGCAGGGCTGGGGCGCGTTCGGTGAAGGCATCGACCACGAGGTCGATCTGGGCGAAGTTCTGATCCGCAACGTATCGACCGACATCCGGTCGCAGTTCTCGGAGGTGGAGCCGCAGGGCAATTCGATCTTCGTTTTCGAGATGGCGGGCCTGTGCATCGGCCACCTGGGCCATTTGCACCACGAACCGACAGAGGCCCAATATGCCGCGCTGGGCCGAATCGACGTGCTGATGGCGCCGGTCGACGGCGGATACACGCTGCCGCTGCCGGTGATGATGCAGGTGATCCGGCGGCTCAAGTCCTCCATCGTGATCCCGATGCACTGGTTCTCCGGCTATGCGCTGGACGCGTTCCTGACCGGTATGTCGGATGAATTCCAGGTGGTGGAGCTGGAAGGATCCAGCCTCAACGTCTCGATCGACCGCTTGCCGTCACAGCCGACGATCATGGTTCTGCGGCCTTCCTACATCAACGTCGTGCGATAG
- a CDS encoding cytochrome C oxidase assembly protein, with translation MAIRAEHEIHGRRKGRNVGVGLMLGGFVVLVMVLTFVKITQTDFTRAPGTANPPAPMEAAD, from the coding sequence ATGGCCATTCGCGCAGAACACGAGATTCATGGCCGCCGCAAGGGCCGCAACGTGGGCGTCGGCCTGATGCTCGGCGGCTTCGTGGTGCTGGTGATGGTGCTGACCTTCGTCAAGATCACCCAGACCGATTTCACACGCGCCCCCGGCACCGCAAACCCACCCGCCCCGATGGAGGCAGCAGACTGA
- the thrC gene encoding threonine synthase → MRYISTRGQAPALSFEEAMLTGLARDGGLYVPEEIPTLTQDQIAALHGQSYEDTAFAVMRPFIGDTFADDEFRQIIARAYAGFNHGARAPLVQLAPGHFLLELFHGPTLAFKDFAMQMIGQMFQAALARRGDRVTIVGATSGDTGSAAIEAFRGLSNVDVFILYPHGRVSDVQRRQMTTPSEGNVHALAVDGDFDDCQARLKDMFNDFEFRDAVKLAGVNSINWGRVLAQVVYYFSAAVSLGAPGRAVSFTVPTGNFGDIFAGYIAQRMGLPIRDLVVATNQNDILDRCLRGQGYHKSTVHPSISPSMDIQVSSNFERALFDAYGRDGNAVAQLMGELGQGGFDVSQGAMQALQDIYRSGRASEEETSATIAQARKTMGELLCPHSAVGVKVAEDQRDPAVPMVTLATAHPAKFPDAVEAATGYRPDLPPHMSDLFDRPERFTRIGNDLDALKSHIKENLSA, encoded by the coding sequence ATGCGCTATATCTCGACCCGCGGCCAGGCCCCCGCGCTTTCCTTCGAAGAGGCGATGCTGACAGGGTTGGCGCGCGACGGCGGGCTATACGTGCCCGAAGAAATCCCGACGCTGACGCAGGACCAGATCGCGGCGCTGCACGGGCAAAGCTACGAGGACACGGCCTTTGCCGTGATGCGCCCCTTCATCGGCGACACCTTTGCCGACGACGAATTCCGCCAGATCATCGCCCGCGCCTACGCCGGGTTCAACCACGGCGCCCGCGCGCCCCTGGTTCAGCTGGCCCCCGGCCATTTCCTGCTGGAGCTGTTTCACGGCCCGACCCTGGCGTTCAAGGACTTCGCCATGCAGATGATCGGCCAGATGTTTCAGGCGGCGCTTGCCCGGCGGGGCGACCGGGTGACGATCGTGGGGGCGACGTCGGGCGACACCGGATCGGCGGCGATCGAGGCGTTTCGGGGCCTGAGCAACGTGGATGTCTTCATCCTTTACCCGCATGGCCGGGTCAGCGACGTGCAGCGCCGCCAGATGACCACCCCGAGCGAAGGCAACGTGCACGCGCTGGCGGTCGACGGCGACTTCGACGATTGCCAGGCCCGGCTGAAGGACATGTTCAACGATTTCGAGTTTCGCGACGCAGTGAAACTTGCCGGCGTGAACTCGATCAACTGGGGTCGGGTGCTGGCGCAGGTGGTCTATTACTTTTCCGCCGCCGTCAGCCTCGGCGCGCCCGGTCGCGCGGTCAGCTTTACCGTGCCCACGGGCAATTTCGGCGACATCTTCGCGGGCTACATCGCGCAGCGGATGGGCCTGCCGATCCGCGACCTCGTGGTGGCCACGAACCAGAATGACATTCTGGACCGCTGCCTCAGGGGGCAGGGCTATCACAAGTCGACGGTGCATCCATCCATCAGCCCGTCGATGGACATTCAGGTCTCGTCCAATTTCGAACGCGCGTTGTTCGATGCCTACGGGCGTGACGGCAACGCGGTGGCCCAGCTGATGGGGGAACTGGGGCAGGGCGGTTTCGACGTCAGCCAGGGCGCGATGCAGGCGCTGCAGGACATCTACCGGTCCGGCCGCGCCTCGGAAGAAGAGACGTCCGCCACCATCGCGCAGGCGCGCAAGACCATGGGCGAACTGCTGTGTCCGCATTCCGCCGTGGGGGTCAAGGTTGCCGAAGACCAGCGTGATCCGGCAGTGCCGATGGTCACGCTGGCCACCGCGCACCCGGCCAAATTTCCCGATGCGGTGGAGGCCGCGACAGGATACCGTCCCGACCTGCCGCCGCATATGTCGGACCTTTTCGATCGGCCCGAGCGTTTCACGCGCATCGGCAACGATCTCGATGCATTGAAATCCCATATCAAGGAAAACCTCTCCGCATGA
- a CDS encoding serine hydroxymethyltransferase, translating into MLAKRDWVPDHSETLVQRIAGRTAGADTAQIASRIAALTARNREIHESECFNLNPATNVMSPRAEAALASGIGTRPSLGYPGDKYEMGLEAIEEIEVIAAELAARVFDAAYAEIRVPSGALANLYGFMALCRPGDTIIAPPASVGGHVTHHGAGCAGLFGLHTVSAPVDADGYTLDIDGLRKLARDVRPALITVGASLNLFEHPVAQVRAIADEVGAKVLFDAAHQCGIIAGRAWRNPLKEGAHLMTMSTYKSLGGPAGGLIVTDDAAIAERLDAIAFPGMTANFDAAKSAALALTLLDWVDYGADYAAEMIAVAQALAQALDAEGLKVFGKARGFTNAHQFAVEAAEFGGGQAASRKLRAAGFLACGIGLPLPDVPGDMNGLRIGTPELVRWGVGIDDAPTLARLIVRALRSDDPGALAAETRAVRATFDRLHFVGGI; encoded by the coding sequence ATGCTTGCCAAGAGAGATTGGGTCCCTGACCACAGCGAGACCCTCGTGCAGCGGATCGCCGGGCGGACGGCAGGTGCCGACACCGCGCAGATCGCCAGCCGCATTGCGGCGCTGACCGCACGTAATCGCGAGATCCACGAGAGCGAGTGCTTCAATCTCAACCCCGCGACCAATGTCATGTCGCCCCGCGCCGAAGCGGCGCTGGCCAGCGGTATCGGCACGCGCCCGTCTCTGGGCTATCCGGGCGACAAATACGAGATGGGGCTGGAGGCCATCGAGGAGATCGAGGTCATCGCCGCCGAACTGGCGGCCCGGGTATTCGACGCGGCCTATGCCGAGATACGCGTGCCCTCGGGGGCGCTCGCGAACCTCTATGGCTTCATGGCGCTCTGCCGACCGGGCGACACGATCATCGCACCGCCTGCGTCGGTCGGCGGACACGTCACGCACCACGGCGCGGGCTGCGCGGGGCTGTTCGGGCTGCATACGGTGTCCGCGCCGGTCGATGCCGACGGGTATACGCTGGACATCGACGGTCTGCGCAAGCTGGCCCGCGACGTCCGGCCGGCGTTGATCACGGTGGGCGCCTCGCTCAACCTGTTCGAGCACCCGGTGGCACAGGTCCGGGCCATTGCCGACGAGGTGGGCGCCAAGGTGCTCTTTGACGCGGCGCATCAATGCGGGATCATCGCCGGACGCGCCTGGCGCAACCCGCTGAAGGAGGGCGCGCATCTGATGACGATGAGCACTTACAAAAGCCTGGGCGGTCCGGCGGGCGGGCTGATCGTCACGGACGATGCGGCGATCGCCGAGCGGCTGGATGCCATCGCCTTTCCGGGCATGACGGCCAATTTCGACGCGGCAAAGTCCGCGGCACTGGCGCTGACCCTGCTGGACTGGGTCGACTACGGCGCCGATTATGCCGCCGAGATGATCGCCGTGGCGCAGGCGCTGGCGCAGGCCCTGGACGCCGAGGGGCTGAAGGTCTTTGGCAAGGCGCGCGGTTTCACGAACGCGCACCAGTTCGCGGTCGAAGCGGCGGAGTTCGGCGGCGGGCAGGCCGCGTCACGGAAACTGCGCGCCGCAGGTTTCCTGGCCTGCGGCATCGGTCTGCCCCTTCCCGACGTGCCCGGCGACATGAACGGCCTGCGCATCGGCACACCCGAGCTGGTGCGCTGGGGCGTCGGCATCGACGATGCGCCAACACTTGCCAGGCTGATCGTCCGCGCCCTGCGCAGCGACGATCCCGGCGCGCTTGCTGCCGAGACCCGTGCAGTGCGGGCGACCTTCGACAGGTTGCACTTCGTCGGGGGGATCTAG
- the cyoE gene encoding heme o synthase, translating into MTDVSQTPALENEAELGDYFALLKPRVMQLVVFTALVGMLAAPVSVHPVIGFASILFVAIGAGASGALNMWWDADIDAVMRRTAKRPIPAGKVEPGEALALGVGLSFLAVMMLGLAANLLAAGMLLFTIFFYAVVYSMWLKRATPQNIVIGGAAGAFPPVIGWIIATGSFSVEAWLMFALIFMWTPPHFWALALFMRSDYDDANVPMLTVTHGRPATRRHILAYTALLAVLAVGTGFTAIGGYVYLTVALVLNALFLLGAWRIWQRDEAAAEADNYLVERKFFRLSLFYLFLHFGAILVEATLRSWGMGGW; encoded by the coding sequence ATGACCGACGTCAGCCAAACGCCAGCCTTGGAGAACGAAGCGGAACTGGGTGATTATTTCGCCCTGCTGAAACCGCGAGTGATGCAACTGGTGGTCTTTACCGCGCTTGTCGGCATGCTGGCCGCGCCGGTTTCGGTGCATCCGGTGATCGGCTTTGCCTCGATCCTCTTCGTGGCGATCGGCGCGGGCGCTTCCGGTGCGTTGAACATGTGGTGGGACGCCGACATCGACGCCGTGATGCGCCGCACGGCCAAGCGGCCCATCCCCGCCGGAAAGGTGGAACCGGGCGAGGCGCTGGCGCTGGGCGTGGGGCTGTCGTTTCTCGCCGTCATGATGCTGGGGCTGGCCGCGAACCTGCTGGCGGCAGGGATGCTGCTGTTCACCATCTTTTTCTATGCCGTCGTCTATTCCATGTGGCTCAAGCGCGCGACCCCGCAGAACATCGTGATCGGCGGCGCGGCGGGTGCCTTTCCGCCCGTCATTGGCTGGATCATCGCCACCGGCAGCTTCTCGGTCGAGGCCTGGCTGATGTTCGCGCTGATCTTCATGTGGACGCCGCCGCATTTCTGGGCGCTGGCGCTGTTCATGCGGTCCGATTATGACGATGCGAATGTGCCGATGCTGACCGTTACCCATGGCCGCCCCGCCACCCGGCGTCATATCCTGGCCTATACCGCCCTGCTGGCGGTCCTTGCCGTGGGCACCGGGTTCACCGCCATCGGCGGCTATGTCTACCTGACCGTGGCGCTGGTGCTGAACGCGCTGTTCCTGCTGGGGGCCTGGCGCATCTGGCAGCGGGACGAGGCGGCGGCGGAAGCCGACAACTACCTCGTGGAGCGCAAGTTCTTCCGCCTGTCACTGTTCTACCTGTTCCTGCACTTCGGCGCGATCCTGGTCGAGGCGACTCTGCGGAGCTGGGGCATGGGGGGCTGGTGA